The nucleotide window CGAGGTGGCCGTACGCCGCCGCGGCACGTCGCTGCTGCTGGGCCTGGCCTGGCTGGCCAGCCTGGGCGCGGTCTGGTTCCTCGCCAGCCACACCGCGGCCCCGCGCCTGGCCCGGGCCGATGCGGCGCGGGCGCGCGCCGAGCAGGCCTTGCAGGCGGCGCAGGCCGAAGCGCGCACGCTGCGCCAGCGCGAATCCACCCTGGCCCGTTCCGACCAGATCAGCCGCGCCGCCAACGCCGAGGTGCAGGATGCGCTGGCCGAGCGCGACGAGGAAATCGCCGCGTTGCGTGCCGACGTGGCCTTCTACGAGCGACTGGTGGGATCGACCAGCCAGCGCAAGGGGCTCAGCGTGCACGTGGCCGAGTTCGCGCCGGAAGCCGGCGGCACCTGGCGTTACCAGATCATGCTGACGCAGACGCTCAACCGCGGCGCGATCAGCCAGGGCCAGATGCGTTTCAGCGTGGAGGGCGTGCGCGACGGCAAGCTCGCCGCGGTGCAGTGGGACGAACTGCACCAGCAGCGCGGCGCGCCCGGGCAAACCTATTCCTTCCGTTATTTCCAGCAGTTGGACGGCAACGTGATGCTGCCGCACGGGTTCACGCCGCAACGCGTCAAGGTGACGCTGAACGGCGAGGACGCGGCGGTGGAGCAGGCCTTCGA belongs to Pseudoxanthomonas sp. F37 and includes:
- a CDS encoding DUF6776 family protein produces the protein MSAPVPSRFRIVPREVAVRRRGTSLLLGLAWLASLGAVWFLASHTAAPRLARADAARARAEQALQAAQAEARTLRQRESTLARSDQISRAANAEVQDALAERDEEIAALRADVAFYERLVGSTSQRKGLSVHVAEFAPEAGGTWRYQIMLTQTLNRGAISQGQMRFSVEGVRDGKLAAVQWDELHQQRGAPGQTYSFRYFQQLDGNVMLPHGFTPQRVKVTLNGEDAAVEQAFDWKTATAAGGK